Proteins from one Prunus dulcis unplaced genomic scaffold, ALMONDv2, whole genome shotgun sequence genomic window:
- the LOC117613170 gene encoding glucan endo-1,3-beta-glucosidase, protein MMKTLLVVLSLSLTILSFGGAHAATMSFKNNCPYTVWPGTLTSDQQPQLSTTGFELASQASFSLDTPVPWNGRFWARTGCSTDASGKFVCATADCASGQVTCNGAGAIPPATLAEFNIPAGGGQDFYDVSLVDGFNLPMSVTPQGGTGDCKMASCPANVNAVCPSELQKTGSDGSVVACLSACVKFGEPQYCCTPPQNTPETCPPTNYSQIFSQACPNAYSFAYDDNKGTFTCNGGPNYAITFCP, encoded by the exons ATGATGAAAACCCTATTAGTAGTCCTCAGCCTCAGCTTAACCATCCTTTCCTTCGGAG GTGCACATGCAGCGACAATGTCTTTCAAAAACAATTGCCCCTACACGGTCTGGCCAGGAACCCTAACCTCCGATCAACAACCTCAATTATCAACCACAGGGTTCGAGTTAGCATCCCAAGCTAGCTTCAGCCTAGACACTCCGGTGCCATGGAACGGCCGCTTCTGGGCCCGAACTGGATGCTCAACGGACGCCTCTGGAAAGTTCGTCTGTGCCACCGCAGACTGTGCCTCTGGTCAAGTCACGTGCAACGGTGCCGGTGCCATTCCGCCTGCAACTTTAGCGGAATTCAATATTCCAGCAGGCGGAGGACAAGATTTCTACGACGTTAGTCTTGTTGATGGCTTCAACTTGCCCATGTCTGTGACTCCACAAGGCGGTACCGGCGACTGCAAGATGGCTAGTTGCCCGGCGAACGTGAACGCAGTTTGTCCGAGTGAGCTGCAAAAGACAGGGTCCGATGGGAGCGTGGTTGCCTGCTTGAGCGCATGTGTTAAATTCGGTGAGCCGCAGTACTGTTGCACTCCGCCTCAAAACACTCCAGAGACATGCCCACCGACAAATTACTCTCAGATATTCAGTCAAGCATGCCCCAACGCTTACAGCTTCGCTTATGATGACAACAAGGGTACATTTACATGCAATGGTGGACCTAACTACGCCATTACTTTCTGCCCATGA